From Anopheles arabiensis isolate DONGOLA chromosome 3, AaraD3, whole genome shotgun sequence, a single genomic window includes:
- the LOC120901067 gene encoding uncharacterized protein K02A2.6-like, whose protein sequence is MKSKARSYVYWPSVDKDITEHVKGCHACAIAAKTSPREKPVPWPATQKPWERIHIDFAGPIDGYYFLIEVDAFAKWPEVIRTRSTTSAATIAILRSIFARFGYPETMVSDNGPQFVSAEFSEYCSSRGIQYVTTAPFHPQSNGQAERLVDTFKRSMRKIQEGGTTQDEALDVFLARNRSTPNAILPDMQSPAEAMLGRKIRTALELLKPPPAAQAEPANLDRRFQRGDLVYAKFYARNSWKWVPAQIIRELGSVMLEVQTNNQRVHMRHLIQLRKRDSAVGASSEDVDIDHLPFDLLKDLNYVFQCSCFGFNLVAL, encoded by the exons ATGAAGTCGAAGGCCCGGAGTTACGTGTACTGGCCATCCGTTGATAAGGACATAACGGAGCACGTAAAGGGATGCCATGCTTGTGCGATAGCGGCAAAGACTTCACCTCGCGAAAAACCTGTTCCCTGGCCAGCGACACAGAAACCTTGGGAACGTATTCACATCGATTTCGCTGGGCCAATCGATGGTTACTATTTTCTGATCGAGGTAGACGCGTTTGCCAAGTGGCCAGAGGTGATACGAACGCGAAGTACCACATCAGCAGCAACGATCGCGATACTGAGGTCAATCTTTGCGAGATTTGGATACCCGGAAACGATGGTGAGCGACAACGGGCCACAATTTGTCAGCGCTGAGTTTTCGGAGTATTGCAGTAGTCGCGGTATACAGTACGTCACAACTGCGCCATTCCATCCGCAATCGAATGGGCAGGCGGAGCGCTTGGTTGACACCTTCAAGCGGTCGATGAGGAAGATCCAGGAAGGGGGAACAACGCAGGACGAAGCGCTTGACGTTTTTCTGGCGAGAAACCGGTCAACCCCCAACGCTATTTTGCCGGACATGCAGTCGCCAGCTGAAGCCATGCTAGGCAGAAAAATCCGAACAGCGTTGGAACTGCTGAAACCTCCACCTGCAGCGCAAGCAGAACCGGCCAACTTGGATAGACGATTTCAGCGTGGTGACCTCGTCTACGCCAAGTTCTATGCGCGGAATTCATGGAAGTGGGTTCCGGCGCAAATCATACGAGAGTTGGGCAGCGTTATGCTCGAGGTGCAGACGAACAATCAACGGGTTCACATGCGCCATTTGATCCAGCTGCGAAAACGTGATTCGGCCGTGGGGGCTTCCAGCGAGGACGTGGACATAGATCATTTGCCGTTTGATCTGCTGAAggatttaaattatgtttttcaatGCTCTTGTTTTG GTTTTAATTTAGTTGCGCTATGA